A stretch of DNA from Serinus canaria isolate serCan28SL12 chromosome 14, serCan2020, whole genome shotgun sequence:
CTGCACACTTATTTaggcagctgctctgaaaagcttCAGGTAACCAGCCTGATACAATAGTAAAGTGTATAAACCAGTGTACTGAatctgagctggcactgctcacagcTACTGACCCAGACAATCCCAATCTATTTCCTGCAGGATATTTGGGGTTGGgcttctttccccttctctaTGATCTGATggattatatttattttttcatcagaaaattaaatttctaagTAGGTTTCCATCTTGACTATCTGAAATACTTAATCTGTTCTTTAACTGTTTTTTTCAGACTGCAATTTATTGATCTGGGTCTGTTGAAGCAGAAGGCACTTGCTCTGCTCCTGAGTGCTGCAGGTATGTCTCAGACTGCCAAAGGCTTTCAGGAAAACTTTAATGAataatgttgggttttttttggataATAGAtggtgaaaaaggaaaaggtctGCAAAATTTATCCACATGAATCTGCTTTTTACTAGAGCTgacaagaataattttattcatgGCTAATCCTAAAAGTAGGTAGTGGTACTAGAGTCAGCAGAATGCTTGCCAAGTTTCCTTTGGATGTGCCCTCATTTCAGTAGTGAATGAGGTgatcttttaatgaaaaacagaacACAAGTAAGCAAATaatacagattattttctcctccttccaaCAAGACAGAGTCGTTATCATTTGAGATTGTGAAGTGTTGAGGGATAgagtatgggtaaatgaaggtggtatagaaggtaatcttatcccccaatgagttgcagctggaccaattactaaagattagaagcaggcctgatcttaacaggccacacctgtaggcAATTAGAAcaagtgctataaaagagtggattggtgggctCTGGAGTGAGAGGATTGCTGCAAGGATCAGGAgcagtcagtgcttagaggagctgcctgtgaggaacattgAGGAAGTATGGAGCTCTGGggatatgaaatccttgcactataatgacGTTAGAACTcatgctatctaagacaacagtGAAGTGCATTCACCGCTGGATTCCTGCTGTGTTAGTGCTAAGGGAGCTGACAAGGCATTAGCACAGAGACACTGCCCTCTATTGCTAACTGCTCTGCTACTGCTCTTGCATCGATGACACCAATGCAAATCTACAGTTTTAAAACCACATACAAATGGGGAATTTTAGTTCAGtaattttctgtctgtctgtaacGTTAGGGCTGTGCCAAATGCACAAAGGTCCCAACAACCCAAGCTCTTTTACAGACAGTACATGAAGTCTGTGGCAGACATTGATGTGCTGTTTGCTGCATTGCCCTTACCTGCACCTCAGCTGGATTTTGATTTGATTTGGTGTGGGTTTGTAACCTGGAAGGCACAGTAGAGTGTAAATCAAAACCAGAGGGGACACTGTGCAGTGGAGCTAGGGGGTGAGGACAGCACAGCCGTCTCTGAGATaccagctcagagcacagccctgctcagatgCCACTGCTGCCCTCCACCAGCGGccactggcagcaggcagggaataACTGGTGGGGGAGGCTGTCACACCGAGGCAAAGCAgggccctggggcagagcagccactTCTTCCCACATCACTCTCAGATGTAAGGGGAGggcctgtgctcagcagggaggACTCAAAGGAAAGGCTACAGCAGCACTCAGtctcagctgctttttccaCTCCAGGGTAACAGTTGATGCTGTCCAATATGTTCCTCGGGTTAAAGCTCTTCTCATTAATAAAATGGACCTGAGTTTTGTCAGAAAGATCCTGCTGTAGGTCATCTGTGCATTGCCTTTGATGCTGAGAAGGGGGAAGACCTTAATCTAAAACGCATTTAATGCTGTTGTGCTAAATAATGAATTGTTTTCATTAGCTTCCTATAATGCCTCGTGTTAGAGTTTGCTGGCATTTACAGTGACTTCAGAAAGCTCAGTGCTGTAATTTTGGCTACAGGGAGCTGCTCTACCATCATCTCCACTGGCCTCCAGTGAACAGACAACCACAAGCGTGAAAAACACCAGGTAGCTGGGTGGTGTGAGGGAAAGCCTCAGTGCAAAAAGGAGGAGGTGTTCAGGGGGAACCCTCATGCCAGCACTGCTGtaagtgagaaagaaaagggcAGACCAGAGTTGTGGTTTCCCATCTCTCATGTTTTGGGGGACGGATTCACTTAGCATAATTCAAATTGTACATCCCTGGAAAATTTGTTTAAGCATTTCTGCTCACCTTGATCACAAAGATGGAAATATGTTGTTCCATCTCTGCTTTCTTACTCTCAAGGAATTTTTGGTATAACTTCATCTCCTTTGGCTCTTCCAAAAGCAAGAAAGGCCTGGCAAGCCTTGGACTGGAATAGAGTAGTAaggataaagaaagaaaaagccttgCTTTCCAAAGCATCAGGAAGACAGCAGACTCATTGATATTTTTGGTAAATATTGCCATATGGACTTCTCAACTGTTATTACCATCAGTCTGCCTGATGTGGAGATAGAGCTGGATTAAAGGTGAGCAGAAATGCCACCCTAAAACACTCTAAAGCCTGTTGTTCACCCAGAGAGCCCTGCACTGGCTCAGAGAAGGAGGGGTGCTGaggaaggaattaatttttcctttttggtgcTTTTTGTAGGGAATGTTCTATATAACCTTGGGAACAGGGACTGTTGGACccaaaagaaaagtatttggACACATACCTCAGTTTAAAATGTGGAAAGTCTTGCTGACATCAGTGAATCTAATCCATATGTTGGACAGGAAGCACAGACCTGAAGTGCTGTACTGTGCTGTGGTCTCACACCAAGCCATCTTTTTCAAGGGCAAGGTAGAGTATAAACTTCTCAGATATGTCTTACTGGCCAATTCCTCCTACCACAGACATCTGAATTTGCTTAAACATTTGACTCCACTTCCAAACAGCATTTTGTTCATTAGTTTCCTGTGGAAGGTAATTACAGAACAGTAAGTGCAGGAGCTGTACAAATATCCAGGGGTCTTGAGCTTTTACCTGAGGTAACTATGCTTGAAAGCCCCTCAAAGACcttaaataaacatattttcagatttttttctacgcttttgtttggttttggtggttttttttttttttttttttttttttgttgttgttttgcttggtttgggggttcattttgttttgtttcttcgGTAGTGGACAGCTactggttttgtgtttggcttggttttttatttaattcctaGAGTGTTCATTCTAAAAAGCTTGCAGTTGTTGAAGTGCTGAGCCACAAAAAAGATAACTTTGCAGTATAATTCTCTAAAAAAGATTTTATACCAAGTTGTGATGGTACCTTTCCAAATATTACCAGATACTATTTTCTATTTCCAAGGTGACACCATCTCAAATAATAACTTACACACTTgtatattaaaacaaacaaattttgaAACTAATTGGTCTGAAATGGGAGTATTTGAGACTTCCAACTGTGCTTGGATCAGGAAAATATCCTTTTTACAGCAGCTAGGCTGTGATGTCAGGAGCAGAAGAGAGGACAAGGCTGCGTTCAGGTGGCTATGggagaaagagggagggagcagtGACGGGGATAAGGTGGCCAGGAATAGGGTCCAGATCGCATCACCAGATGGTGCACACTTGCTTGGTTTGGaaacttattttattattttttacataCCAAGCACAGCGACCTTCTAAATTGCTCAGAAGTTGATTGGCCAAGTTAAGACAGTGTGATCTTCCAAATAAATGTACTCATTCAATTAATGGAGATGGTCTATCAGCAAGATACTGAATTAATATACTCAGAATTACCATTTTACCGAAATGATACATAATCTGAGAATGAAGCGAGTTGCTGTGTAACGCTTCCCTCGGCAGCGGGCCAGCGCCGTGCCGGGAGCGCGTCTCCTTCAGCGGCCGAGCGGGCACGGTCCCGGGAGCACCCGGCCTGCGGCACCGGCCCGGTTCCGCGCTGCTCCCCGGCCATCGCCGCTGCCTCGGGCAGCTCCAGTGCGCGGGCTGTGCGCAGCGCCGGGTGAGCCGGGCGGAGCCCGCCGCGACACAGCTCCGGGGGAGTACGGGGGCTCTCGTGTGTCACGGGGGCCCCGGGGTGTCACCGGTCCCTCACTGGTGCCCGCGTcaccccagccctcagcagcagcgCCCCCCGCGGCAGCGGTTGGGCACCGCGGGCGCGAGGCCTCgcccccggcggcggcggcggcggaagTGACGCAGCGCAATGGCGGAGGCGCCGGGCGCACCGGAGGGTGAGCGGCGGGGCCGGACGGGGCGGGACGGGCCCCCTGCCCGCGGAACTCGTGGCCCAGCTCTCGCTGTCCTTTGCAGAGTGCCCCGGGACCGGCAGCGCCCAGGCGGGCAGGGCGGCCGCCTGCCAGGGATGCCCCAACCAGGGGCTGTGCGCGGccggcgcggccgggccggaCCCGGGTGAGTGCAGCGGCCGTGAGGCGGCAGCTCGGGGGGGCGCGGTGTCGGCTCAGGGGGCGCGGTGTGGGCGCGCTGACGGCGCGGTGTCTCCGCGGTGTCTCCGCAGCGGAGGCGGCGGAGCTGCGGGCGCGGCTGCGGGCCGTGCGGCACACGGTGCTGGTGCTCTCCGGGAAGGGCGGCGTGGGCAAGAGCACCTTCAGCGCCCTCCTGGCGCACGGGCTGGCGGCGGACGAGACCAAGCAGGTGGGCAGAGGGCGCGGACAGGATGGGCGGCGGGGGGGCAGGGCCCAGCACCTGCGGGCAGGTACCGATCGGGTGTCCCTGCTCGTTAAAGTCTGACTTACCTGGATGAGTCCTGCTAGAGGGATTTCATTGCATGAGATCACCTCTAGAGACAGCCCGTGCTACCTTGTTTCCAGTAGGGCAGGTtggctgttttgttttccaggttgCTCTGCTGGACATAGATATCTGTGGGCCATCAATTCCTAAAATTATGGGTCTAGAAGGAGAACAGGTGAGTAAATGCTCAAACATCTTGTTcgagggaattttttttctcagtttttcattAGCATATTCAGGCTTTTCTGATGTAGAGCTTCTGAAAGGAGTGCATAATGGGAGATGTGGGGCAGTGATAGGGAAATGAGGTGAGATGCAAAAGTTCAGCATAACATATTTTGCAGAAGAGTTATCTGCTTTCAGGATGAGCAGTTCTGCAAACCAACTTTCATTGCATGTCAGTCACATAATGCTGACTACTTGAAACTTGAGTAGTATTACAGGATGCACTTTATCAGCCCTTGGATATTTCTTACAAATGCATCAAGTAATGAGTAAACTTGCATAAGGGTTGAACAGTTGTTGTTCACTTATTAATGGAAATCTGGTCCTCTTGCATTTTTACCTCAGTTACCCCACAAAAGCAGGAttgctcctgcaggcaggagaacTCTATGCCCAGATTTGACTTATGTTCATGTTTTGTGTAACATTTGTTGCTATTGCAACTTTTGTGTTTCACTTCAATTTTCAGGTTCATCAGAGTGGATCTGGATGGTCTCCAGTGGTGAGTTGGTGCAGCTGTTTCAGAAAGTTCATTGGGTGTGTTTGGGTTGGGCACCATCTTCTACAGTGAAAAATGAgtgagggaggagcagggagtaCTCTTGTGAATTCTTCTTCTAATGACATAAGTAGCCGGATTCTATAGAATTTACAGATATAGCACATTGAATCTACAGAGTCTGTATGTCCAGATCTATATAACCTGTATCCATGTCCTATAGAATATCTAGAGAACACTACAGAATGTATATCCAGATTTTATAGAATATAGAGTAGATCTATAAAATCGAGATACATATCATATAGAATCAGGATATTGGCTGTAGATGAGAGTGTTTAATTTCTTAATAATAGTACTGTATGTCTAGAATTGTTTTATTACCTTGTGTTTACTGACTTTGTTAATATGGgcaataaatataaattactcAGGTTTGTTATTTTGGGGTAACATGCAGCTGTAGTGTGTCATGTCTTCTGTGACAGCCAAGAAGTATCTTGCACCCAAGACAAACCTTACTAATCTCTAGAATATGCAGAAAAGGTTTTGCAGTACTGTGGTTGTCTAAAGATCCCCTGTAGAGTGCATGCTGTTAGAAAGGCAGCTGGTGTTGAGAGGGAAGGCTGTTTTTATCCTTCTGTTGTCTCCAGTGATTCCATAAACTGCTgtaacaatttcattttttcagtcttaGTGTCGTTGGTGAGTGTTGCACAGGATGCAGCTTTTAATGCCCTGTGATAAAAGATAAAGTTCTCTGCCTTTATGTAATTAATGTCTTCCccttatttgctttttctgtaaaGTAGGGGTTCAGAGTTGGTTTCTCTACTCTTTCTTCAATGTTATGTTTCTCTACTTTTTCAGTATGTTGAAGAAAACTTAGGTGTCATGTCAGTGGGGTTCTTGCTTAGTAGTCCTGATGATGCTGTCATCTGGAGAGGACCAAAAAAGAATGGTATGTGTTGAGTGTGTTCAACAGTAATTTACATACTTGAAAGGTTTCAAGTGTGGAAATACCATGAACTTGTTTAGTAATGTAGACAAGGTAGTTAGCTAAGAcccagaaatttaaaatacagggAGATacctttatctcttccacattCTTATCCTTTCCTTAGGGCTGATCAAGCAGTTTCTGCGTGATGTGGACTGGGGTGAAGTGGATTACCTGATCGTGGACACGCCCCCAGGAACATCAGATGAGCACCTGTCCATCGTGCAGTACCTCAGTGCCACCCGCATTGACGGTGCTGTCATCGTCACCACCCCCCAGGTATGAGCCCAAATATCCACCAGGGAAGCATTATGGCACTTAAAGGCAGTCCTTGGGTTCCGGGCTGTTGATTTCACAGAAATCTAAGGGTACAGAATCTCAGGGAAATGACTTTGTTGTGTtgcccctgcagctggctggtCTTTGGGTTAGGTGGATGGCTCAGGGGAGCTGGATGGGGATCCACATGGGTCACTAAACCACAGCAGCTCACAATCAAAAGCTCTCGAGACCGGTGTGGTGAAAGGAAATGCAGTGTTTCATTTCCTCCTTCAGAATCAGACTTAACATCGTTGTGGATGTGTAATTTACTCACCAATAGCTTAATGTTCAGAAGAATGTTTGTAAGAAGCTTTGTTTTGAAGTGATAAGCTGTGCACTCCTTGACACCTGTGAAGTAGCCTGTCACCTCCAGGTGACCCACCAAAGTAGGCAGCTTTGTCATgggcatttttaaaagagaaatcagcccctgggaagctgaaacTAAAAACACACCCAGTTCAAACAGAGGTTTTCATGTCTGGTTTGGAACAGAACAGGAGATCAAACTAGCATGTGACATGAAGTATTTCTACAACAGCAGAAAGGATAACACATAAAGGAAGCAAAGTGTTGAGGACAATACCAGAGAGGTGGTGAAGGAGGAAGGGAACAGGAGAAAGGATGAGGTGAGTCATATACATGAAAACTCTAAGGAGAGaataagatattttaaattggaaaaaaggTAACTAGAGTACGCCTGGTGGTTCTTGTCCTCACTCTGTGGAGTAAACCAAGGGTCCCTTCTGTAagatgaaaatgtgaaaaagttGCATTTAAAGAATATATGAGATGAACATAGGAgataaaaaacataaatatggGTGAATCTTGGCTAGAGTCAGATTTCAAAACAGAACCACATCCAGTAGGCTTGAAGTGTGGTACCTGCTCTGTTGATAGAGCTCATAGCACAAGTTTGTGTTCCTAAAAATATTAAGGCAGCAGTAATAATTCATGATAAAGTAGCTCTAAGGAGGTAACTGAATGGATTCAGCATGAAACAGTTGAAATACAAGTGTTTGCTATTATTTGTAGGAAGTGTCACTTCAGGATGTTCGGAAGGAGATCAACTTCTGCCGCAAAGTGAAGCTGCCCATCATAGGTGTTGTGGAGAACATGAGTGGCTTTGTGTGTCCCAAGTGTAAGGTAAGGCTGGTTGGGTATTGGAGAGTTCTTTCCTTGGCATTGGATAGCAAACATTGCtccaaaaatgcctttttctccGAATTGCAGTATTTTAACTGATTTTCATGTTGTCCCAGAATGAATCTCAGATCTTTCCCCCAACTACTGGTGGTGCAGAGAAGATGTGCCAGAACCTGAGTGTTTCTCTCCTGGGTAAAGTGCCTCTGGATCCACAGATAGGTAAAGTCACTTATTGCATTACACTTAAAGCAAGTTGTTCCTCCTATACTGATGTTACTGCTGCAAAACCCTGATATGGGCACTGATGTCTCTTAGCACTTTTAGatagaatgatttttttaatcaaaagtcACAGGAACTATGACTATAGCTTGGTGTGGAATGTGGGAAGTGCTGGGGTAATTTCCTTAACTTTCCCTTAATCAGTTAAGATTACATGCTGCATCTTTTCATCTCTCTAATCATATTTGAAATACaacatgtttttctctttggtgtACTCACCTTGAAATGCAAACTGAATGAAATCATAATCACTTCAAAGATGAGTATTTTGTAGATGTTAAGCATTAAAACCAGTGCTTTAACCTCACTGTTACTGGCACTGCCCGAATTCTCTTGTGGGTCATGAGGAGGTGTGGTTCTTTGCCCGCTTTTACCAATTAATACAATTAATGAATTAATGACATCAAGGAACAGCTCAGTACTCCCAACTGAAGGTTTCTGCTAGTACTATCCCTCTGTCAAACTGTACACTGTATTTCTAGTTACAGACTTCAGGGCTTCCTAAAAGGAATAGATGCAGGTGGCTGTTTGAAAATGATAAAGGCTAAGAAAAAACTCATCATTTCctgttgctttgtttctttttttctgtcctttaagGAAAAAGTTGTGACAGAGGCCAGTCTTTCTTGGCTGAAGCACCTGAGTCTCCAGCTACATTGTCTTACAGGAATATCATTCAAAGTGAGTCTGAGAATCACTGTGCAAATGAATCCCCTCAGTTCTGAGCACTGCTGCACTATACAGAGGGGTTACATAGGCTTCTGTTACTGTGCCACAAATAAAATCAGGAGGGGAGCACAGCAATTCTGAAAGTAGCAGGTGCAAACACCTGTGTGCTACTGGGCATCACTTCTGACTGGCTGCTAAAGTGATAATGAAATTGTATATGATAACTGGTTTCAGCATTTGACTTCAGAGAAGTCAGACTTTCATTTTCAGAGATGGGCTGTCCTTGTGCTCAGAGAAACCTTCTGAGGCTCTCAAGCAGGTGTGTGGAGGGGTGCTCACCATAACCCAGTGGGAGGCAACTGACTGACCAATGCCTCCACTTCTAACTGTAATTACACAAAAACCCCTTGCAAAAACTCCCTAAacagctggtgctgtgctgtttAAAATAATCCTAAAACCACTTTCAGTGTAAGGAAGGTCCAGCTTCAGATACTTGTACCCTCAGGGGAGAGATGTAGCAACACCAAACTCCTGATATACATCTGAAATAGTACTTATAttactttttcttcatctttgcAGGAATTCAGGAATACTGTGAACAACACCATttgcaagaagaaaagagaatgtAATCTGTAAGTGGAACAAAAATGTAGCTCCTCAAGTTTAATTATAGAAAAGTAACTTATGCCTTGATTTATTAAATGAATGTATTCTTTTTGTATATTGCAAATAAATTCTTAATATAAAGGCTCTTGCCTGTGTTTTTTACAAAAGTTCAAGATTCTGTAGTTCTTCCCTCACTAGAAAGCTGTGAAAATGAGTGCATCTGGATTATCAAGTGCATTCTGCCTCCACTGTCATGGTACCAATAACCTGACTGAAGGTAGCAGTTGAAGAGGTGAGAATACAACTCACATTTTACTTAGGAGGTTGAATATAAAATATGCTGGGTTGACACTGGGGCATGTGCAGTGGCCTTTGTTCTGCCTGCTGCACAAGGGTGAGCTGTAATGCCCCTTCCGTCTCCCTGAATAACATAATTTAAAGGTCTCCTTTCAGTGGAAAAGATCTGTGTCTAGTGTGAAAGCTGGGGTAGTATTATAGTACAAGagcattgctttatttttttacaggtATCAAAACTAGATTAATATTTTTGCTATACATAACTGTGTAGTTATACATATCTTCACATAAGTAGTGGGTGTACATGGTTCatgacttttgttttcttctatttgACCCTAAgctgaacattaaaaaaataaacattcagtatttttaataacaaagaGGCCTTTTGTGTTTGTAGTTTGAAAGCTCTGAAAAGTCAGTATTGTGTACAAGAGGGAAAggcagtttggttttgtttattgtaGTTCCATAGTTAAACAAATCAGCATCATATTTTCATTACATGTAATTTCTCGTTAAGATAATCCAACAGTATGAGGTTAGTTGACAACTTTACTGAAAGCAGCGTGCTCCTTGTAAACCACGAGCACTGTCTGTGCTCACACAAACAACTTTTTGGTGAAGCTTTTAAGTAACAAAGGCTTTATACCTTCCACAATCCAAAGACTCAAACACAAATGACTTTATTTCATGCAGGCATAATTCTAGAAGAGTTTTTTCTAAATATCTTCCCATGAAGAACAACTTTCatgaattactttttttatgGCTCATCCTTTAGCTCCTCCTTATTTGGTTACCTAGTGCCTGTCTTCGCATGTTCTTCAGTGCCATCTTCAGAAATtgtcctgctgtgtcctgttGAGGGAACAGAGCACATAAGCATAACATGGGACACAGGGATCTCTTACAaaagcagggagctgccagctggaagCCTGAAGGTTGAAGATGgctcttccagctctgcttAAACAGAGGAATTAGAATTATAGCAACTCCAAGGTTTTAACTTAAGAACATTCTTCTGGAGCTTGGAAGCAGCTCAGTTGTGGAGCTCAGCAGGCTTCCAGACATGGAGCAAAGTGACGTGGGGTTATGGCTCTTCCATGTGACACTACCGGAGAGGCTTGGTGGAGAATCAGAATTATCCTGGACTCACTGCAGGAACTGGGAcccaggaaaaggcagcacTAGCCCTGAGAGGCAGGTTGGCTGTTCTACCCCATGGGCTGAAGCTCAGTACTCACTCTTGGGAACATCTGTGGTGCCAAACAACCTTGAGGTTACTCTGCTGATGGCTTTTTGTCCCCCTAACTTGCAGTGGATGTAGCCATATAAATTAGCAGTCTGGAGGGAGATCCCAGCAATCACAAGAGCCTGTGGACAAACAAGAGTTCAGCAGGAACAAACCCATGGCTGTGCACTGACTGTAGGATAtacatgtgtatgtgtgtgtgtg
This window harbors:
- the NUBP1 gene encoding cytosolic Fe-S cluster assembly factor NUBP1; translation: MAEAPGAPEECPGTGSAQAGRAAACQGCPNQGLCAAGAAGPDPAEAAELRARLRAVRHTVLVLSGKGGVGKSTFSALLAHGLAADETKQVALLDIDICGPSIPKIMGLEGEQVHQSGSGWSPVYVEENLGVMSVGFLLSSPDDAVIWRGPKKNGLIKQFLRDVDWGEVDYLIVDTPPGTSDEHLSIVQYLSATRIDGAVIVTTPQEVSLQDVRKEINFCRKVKLPIIGVVENMSGFVCPKCKNESQIFPPTTGGAEKMCQNLSVSLLGKVPLDPQIGKSCDRGQSFLAEAPESPATLSYRNIIQRIQEYCEQHHLQEEKRM